Proteins encoded together in one Penaeus vannamei isolate JL-2024 chromosome 9, ASM4276789v1, whole genome shotgun sequence window:
- the LOC113820823 gene encoding serine/threonine-protein kinase dyf-5, giving the protein MHVYAFGKVCCSILAFNIISPNMIEKSLKKLSHANVVKLKEVIRENDTLYFVFEYMKENLYQLMKSREKHFSESMVKNIVCQVLQGLSFMHKHGYFHRDMKPENLLCMGPDVVKIADFGLAREIRSRPPYTDYVSTRWYRAPEVLLRSTNYSSPIDIWAVGAIMAEIYTFRPLFPGSSEIDQIFKICSVLGTPDKRDWPEGYSLAQQMNFKFPQFSPTPLASLIPNAGPDAIAIMTDMMRWNPAKRPTAQQCLRYAYFKDQKASDMNSLSYSLANARLSDTYASEDGNQGGGAGRGVKSSANGLGVVGNGIQNGLTHRAKISLDLDPGTRGPEHAPPAPTLHQRASARRGGGIEASQGEMRARGTFSKPLVPAGLGLGSNSLRENNYFPSTKYRSTYYNPTNNDNKFDEFEDNKINGFGNLRAVSRSMPGSLVSVQAGGSNVIGVRTHTYPSANAPGMGAGSFATGPTRANSANANVHGRTNWAAKYLK; this is encoded by the exons ATGCACGTCTATGCATTTGGGAAAGTCTGTTGCAGTATATTAGCGTTTAATATCATATCACCAAATATGATTGAAAAG tcCCTTAAGAAGTTAAGCCACGCCAACGTTGTGAAACTCAAGGAAGTGATTAGGGAGAATGACACACTCTACTTCGTCTTTGAATACATGAAGGAAAACCTTTATCAGCTGATGAAGTCAAG AGAAAAGCACTTCAGCGAATCCATGGTGAAGAACATCGTATGCCAGGTACTTCAGGGCCTCTCCTTCATGCACAAACACGGCTACTTTCACCGTGACATGAAACCCGAAAACCTGCTGTGCATGGGACCCGACGTCGTGAAGATCGCCGACTTCGGCCTTGCGAGAGAAATCAGGTCTCGGCCTCCCTACACGGACTACGTCTCCACTCgatg GTACCGCGCCCCCGAAGTCCTCCTGCGCTCGACCAACTACAGCAGCCCCATCGACATCTGGGCGGTGGGGGCCATCATGGCGGAGATCTATACCTTCAGACCCCTCTTCCCGGGCTCCTCGGAGATCGATCAGATTTTCAAGATCTGCTCCGTGTTGGGGACTCCGGATAAG agGGACTGGCCTGAGGGTTACTCGCTGGCGCAGCAGATGAACTTCAAATTCCCCCAGTTTTCCCCGACGCCTTTGGCCTCGCTCATCCCCAACGCCGGGCCAGACGCCATCGCCATTATGACTGACATGATGCGATGGAATCCTGCGAAGCGGCCCACCGCTCAGCAGTGCCTCAG GTACGCCTACTTCAAGGACCAGAAGGCCTCGGACATGAACAGCCTCTCCTACTCGCTGGCCAACGCCAGGCTCTCAGACACCTACGCGAGCGAGGACGGAAACCA GGGCGGCGGCGCTGGCAGAGGTGTGAAGAGCAGTGCCAATGGCTTGGGTGTTGTGGGCAATGGCATCCAAAACGGCTTGACGCACCGAGCAAAAATCAGCCTTGACCTGGACCCTGGCACGCGCGGTCCCGAGCACGCCCCGCCCGCACCCACCCTCCACCAGCGGGCGTCGGCGCGGCGTGGGGGCGGGATCGAGGCGTCTCAGGGGGAAATGCGGGCGCGGGGGACCTTCTCAAAGCCCTTAGTGCCGGCGGGACTCGGCCTGGGCTCGAACAGTCTTAGAGAAAATAACTACTTCCCCAGCACCAAGTATAGGTCGACCTACTACAATCCtaccaacaatgacaacaaatttGACGAGTTTGAAGACAATAAAATTAATGGTTTTGGGAATCTGA GAGCTGTTAGCCGGAGCATGCCAGGATCCCTCGTGTCCGTGCAGGCGGGCGGCTCCAACGTCATAGGCGTGAGGACACACACCTACCCGAGCGCCAACGCCCCTGGCATGGGCGCGGGGTCCTTCGCCACCGGGCCGACGCGGGCTAACAGCGCCAATGCGAACGTGCACGGCAGGACCAACTGGGCGGCCAA ATACCTCAAATAG